Within the Fervidobacterium gondwanense DSM 13020 genome, the region CGAACACGACTACTGGATTGTGAGCTTGTCAAGAGATGGAAAGATTCTATGGGACAGGAGCTTTGGCGGTATAAGATGGGATAGAGCGTATTCAGGTGGCTATGTTGAAGCACAAAAATTGATTCTCTCTGTCGGTTCTTCAAACTCGTTCACAGATGGGAATCGGTACGATGGATACGTTGTAGCTTACGATACAAAGGGTAATTTAGTTTGGAAGTCTACGTTAACAAACTCTTATACACTGTGGCCTCTCGATTTAGTTGTTACAAATAACTCAATTTACGTCGCAGGATATGTTTACGAAAAACTGTCGTCAGACTCTGCTGGCAACAATTCGCAAAATGCCTTAGGAGTTGAAAAGGGCTTCATCGCAAAGCTTTCGGAAAGCGGTCAAGTCGTATACCTTAAAACGTTTGGAGAAAATGCGAGAATACATTCGATAGCCGTTGATTCTTCAACAATAGATAACAAAGATGAGAGCAAGACAATCATGTTTGTTGGTTATAAAACCGATAAAGACGTAAAGATACCGTGGTATGGTTCTTTCATCTTCCGAACGGATATGGAGAAACCTACTATTATAGAAAAATACTTGGACACAGAATATGGTATGTTGTTTAACATTCTAAAATCAGAAGATGGAGTCGTTATATCCGGAAGCAGTATGAAAGAAGGGAAAATTGTTGGGCTACTGAGGATAATGCCAAATATATAAGTGCTTAAGTCTTATTCGAGCAACTCTTTTAAAGACTCCTTGTAATTTCTTCCAACTGGCACAATATCGCCATTTGAAAGTTCGAGGGCCACGCTCCCAAAGTAATTCCTGATTATTTTCTTTATGTGCTCAACATTTATAATATACGATTTATGAACTCTAAGGAATTTTTCCGCAGGTAGTTTTTCTTCACAAACCTTTAAAGAAGTTTTCGTAGTCAATTTTTCTTCATTTGAGACGACAACTACTTCACCTTCGCTTGCGTAAATGTATAAAATTTTGCTGATATCCAAAAACAACACCTCTCCGTCAACTTCGACGGAGAATTTTTCTTTTTTCATCTTCTTTATGAATTCTCTCATTTTTGACTCTTGAAGTACGTCCTCTTTGTTGCTTTCTATAATCTTCCTTACCTTCTCGATAGCAGTCTTCAAGCGTTCTTCCCTTATAGGTTTTAAAAGATAGTCAATTGCATTTTCTTCGAAAGCCTTTACAGCGTATTCTGAATAAGCAGTCGTAAATATCACATAAGGCCTATGCTTGACGTTTTCAAGAACATAAAAACCGTCGTATTCTCCCAAGTTTATATCTAGAAAAACCAAATCGGGCATTTTTGTATTGATCATCTCGATAGCTTCACGTGCGTTAGATGCTATGCCTAATATATCTAAACCTTCCTCTTTCAACATCTTTTCAAGTACAAGAGCAAGCAACTTTTCATCTTCAACAATTACACAAGTCATATTCTCACCTTTACCTCCAATTCACTAATTTTATGTCAAACTCTTAGCGGGTAGCAAGCCATCTCAGAAATACCTTTGTTCCTTTTCCTGGTGATGTCTCATAAATTAATTCTGAATCCTTATCGAACGTTTTCAGCAAATTCTCAACCATCTGTAGACCTGCACCCTTCACGATTTCTGATGCACCCTTTCCATTGTCTTGAATACTCAAGAGAATAAATCCATCCGTTTGCTTAGCTTCTATTGTTATAACACCACTGTTTGTAGACTTGGTTACACCATGAATTATCGAGTTTTCCACAATCGGCTGAAGGATTAGAGACGGAATTTTCACACCCTCACATTCCGGCTGAATGTCTATCATATAGTCAAAATTGCTCAACCTGATCTTCTGTATATCCAAATACTTCTTCACTAAGGAGATTTCATCTTTCAACGTCCAAACTTCAGGAGCTTCCAGAACTGCTCTAAAAAGCTCTGAAAGATTTATAAGATACTCGCGCAATTTGTCATTGCTTTCTCCAAGGTCAATCATTGAAACCGCAGTGCTCATAGAATTGAACAGAAAATGAGGATTAGTTTTGTACCTGAAAACCTGCATCCTTAACTTCATCTGGGCTTCATTAAGCTTTTTATACTCTATAACCTGCCTCTCAAGCTCTCTTTTTAGAGCAACGTAAGATACTCCAAAGGATACCAAGAGAAATGTTGAAACCACAAGTAACGCATTCAAGAAATTGCTCAAAGTATCTATCGGATATCTGTCAATCCACATGTTAAACAGATTGGCAAAAAGGAAACCCAAACCAACTACTGCAACTACAAGGAGTGAAAAATACAAAAGTTTGATCTGCTTTGTCGCATTAACTAATTCTTTACCCCACATTCTAAAAACATAGTACGTTATACCGACAGTATTCACAATCAAAAAAGTAGCAATTACTGAGAACAAATAAAGATTCGACGGAACGAAATACATTATGTAAACAAAGATGATAAGTGATATGAGTTGAAGAAAAAGAAATACCCGCAAACTTATCTCTCCTTTAGTCTTTTCAATTTCACAAAATTAGTGCTTGTTTTTAAAGAACACGAGATTAGAAATCGATCCAACCACAACACTTATAAGCATCCAAGCAAATCCAAATCCCACCGAGCCTTTGGCAACAACTGTGAGTAAGATCTGGTATGTAGCGTACTCAGAGAAGAGAAGATACGATAAGAACTGTAGGAGAAAAAAGGAAAAAATAGGCGAAAGAACAGAAATCAAGAGAATTTCCCTTAAGCTCACCTTTGCTCCCAAGCATAAAGC harbors:
- a CDS encoding LytR/AlgR family response regulator transcription factor, whose protein sequence is MTCVIVEDEKLLALVLEKMLKEEGLDILGIASNAREAIEMINTKMPDLVFLDINLGEYDGFYVLENVKHRPYVIFTTAYSEYAVKAFEENAIDYLLKPIREERLKTAIEKVRKIIESNKEDVLQESKMREFIKKMKKEKFSVEVDGEVLFLDISKILYIYASEGEVVVVSNEEKLTTKTSLKVCEEKLPAEKFLRVHKSYIINVEHIKKIIRNYFGSVALELSNGDIVPVGRNYKESLKELLE
- a CDS encoding sensor histidine kinase; translated protein: MRVFLFLQLISLIIFVYIMYFVPSNLYLFSVIATFLIVNTVGITYYVFRMWGKELVNATKQIKLLYFSLLVVAVVGLGFLFANLFNMWIDRYPIDTLSNFLNALLVVSTFLLVSFGVSYVALKRELERQVIEYKKLNEAQMKLRMQVFRYKTNPHFLFNSMSTAVSMIDLGESNDKLREYLINLSELFRAVLEAPEVWTLKDEISLVKKYLDIQKIRLSNFDYMIDIQPECEGVKIPSLILQPIVENSIIHGVTKSTNSGVITIEAKQTDGFILLSIQDNGKGASEIVKGAGLQMVENLLKTFDKDSELIYETSPGKGTKVFLRWLATR